One Bacteroidota bacterium genomic window, CGCATGTTTTCTTAACACTGCCCTTATATGGAAGAAAGCGTTTTTTCTCCCGGAGGTCACGCGCCAAAGGTGCACATAGGCAGCAACCAAAACAAAAGCGCCAGTCCCTGTAAGGAACTGGCGCTTTGTGTAATCATCGTGTGTCAGTGCAGCCGAAGCCACATATTGACAGCAGAAATTACTTGAGCAACGTCATGCGTTTGGTTACAGAGAAGTCTGCAGTCTGCATAACATACAGGTAAACGCCGGCGCTCAGGTCCGTAGCATCAAATGCCACGGTGTGGTTTCCTGCATCGCGCACGCCATTAACCAGCGTTGCTACTTCCTGACCCAACAGGTTGTACACGCGGATCGACACGTGTGCCGACTCAGGCATACCGAAGTTGATCATCGTGGTTGGGTTGAACGGGTTCGGGTAGTTCTGCTCAATCGCAAACTCAGTTGGAATGCCTGCCGTTTCAAACTGGCTGGCAGAACGACCATTGTCTGCAAGAGAACCGGAAGCACTGCTAGAAGCACAATCCCATGAAGGATCGCCGTTTCCATTTGGATCGTAGCTGAATCCAGCGAGCGTAATGTCTTCAATACAGAACTCCAGGTCTCTGAAGTCCTTATTTGGGAAGGTGCCCGTTGAAATGATTACAGCGCGACCCTGGTTGTTCGTGTCATCAGATGCTGTCTCGTCGATAGGACCAGAGAACGTACCGGTAACCGTAGCACCAGATACTTTTGCACCGTTGTTATCCACAACTGTGATCGTTGCTTTACCCTGACGCAATGAACCACCAGCGCGTACTTTGCCAAGACGCAGGTTGCTCACGCTAAGCGTAGCCGTTGGCGTCGTGCCATCATCAACAGTAACAGAAGAGCTCGTGGTGCCTGTGGCGCCCATGTCATCCGTAACCGTCAGCGATACCGTGTAGGTACCATTGGCTGCATAGGTATTGCTTGGGTTCTGGTCTGTAGACGTATTGCCGTCACCGAAGTCCCAATCCCATGAAACAACAGAGCCATCGCTGTCAACACTTGCGTCTGTGAAGTCACAGGTAAGCACTGTACAGGAAGACGAGAAGCTTGCGGTTGGCGGGTTGTTGCCACCACCTGCGCCATCATCCAGGATGAACTGCGTGATACGCGTGTTGAAGTCAAAGCTACCCGTGGTTTCGTAGTACTCTGTGGTAAACCAGAAGCTGCCATCAACCGGGTCAACAGCCATTTTGCTGTAGTCACCCCAGCGGCTGGCGCCAGACTGTGAGCCACCGCCGGCATGCAGCAGTGTTTCTGCAACGTTCATTACGCCGGTACCACTCTGATCAGCCGTCTGACCCGTCATGTAAATTGATGGGTTCATCGTGCTGCTAGAGCGAGAGTAACCGAGTGCAATATCGCCATCAGCATTGATTGCGATAGAGCCCATCCAGCGATCGTCCGTGTCCGGGCTATAGGTACCTTCCTGGTGCAATGTCCAGCCACTACCTGTGTTGCGGAACTCGTACCAGCGGATACCTGCCGTACCAGTCGTCGTTTCAACGGTATGGTTGGCAACCATTGACTGGTGCGTACCAAAGTCGCGAACGTTCATGCGGTGCATGGTGAAGAACGAAAGATCGTCCAGTACCTGTCCGTTTGGCTGGTTGGCTGAAGGCACAACGCTGTCGTAGCTGCTGATACCAACACCTGAG contains:
- a CDS encoding PKD domain-containing protein codes for the protein MKHLYKVLAALLFVGLLAPDAAIAQDKQVVQSSRQHTSLPLRSMQPAQRTLDVQVHRKSIDNKFKVGTPRSSGATDKAGFVDPVWQKIAGTQAPQVQANFDGVSDDDNAALLGFRIVPPDTDGDVGPNHYVQWINLAAEIFDKDGNTLVGPFAGNQFFQGIGGDCEGDNDGDPITLYDEEADRWLVSQFAVTAAPYFMCVAISQTSDPTGAYHQYEFAFGNDFPDYPKLGIWGDSYIMTTRDFANGASFAGISAVAMDRTAMLNGNATTMVRFPNAFTNISDGPLPADYDGPGASGPAIFGAHGNDGDNTFELYELDVDWSNPGAATFSSISGVGISSYDSVVPSANQPNGQVLDDLSFFTMHRMNVRDFGTHQSMVANHTVETTTGTAGIRWYEFRNTGSGWTLHQEGTYSPDTDDRWMGSIAINADGDIALGYSRSSSTMNPSIYMTGQTADQSGTGVMNVAETLLHAGGGSQSGASRWGDYSKMAVDPVDGSFWFTTEYYETTGSFDFNTRITQFILDDGAGGGNNPPTASFSSSCTVLTCDFTDASVDSDGSVVSWDWDFGDGNTSTDQNPSNTYAANGTYTVSLTVTDDMGATGTTSSSVTVDDGTTPTATLSVSNLRLGKVRAGGSLRQGKATITVVDNNGAKVSGATVTGTFSGPIDETASDDTNNQGRAVIISTGTFPNKDFRDLEFCIEDITLAGFSYDPNGNGDPSWDCASSSASGSLADNGRSASQFETAGIPTEFAIEQNYPNPFNPTTMINFGMPESAHVSIRVYNLLGQEVATLVNGVRDAGNHTVAFDATDLSAGVYLYVMQTADFSVTKRMTLLK